The Pseudanabaena yagii GIHE-NHR1 genome segment CTTGGACAGTTCCCCACTTTGAGAAGATGCTCTATGACAATGGCTTGATCATGGAATATCTAGCCAATCTCTGGTTATCAGGCTTACAGGAACCTGCGATCGCCAGAGCCTGTGAACTCACAGCTACTTGGCTCCAGCGAGAAATGTTAGCCGAAGAAGGATGCTTCTATGCTTCACAGGATGCTGATAGTGAAGGTCGAGAAGGCAAGTTTTGGGTCTGGAGTTTTGCCGAACTGAAGAAAATTTTTAGCAATACGGAACTTGATCTGTTAATTAAGGAATTTACAATTTCCGTTAATGGCAACTTTGAAGAAAGCAATGTTTTACAACGCAAAAAGCTGGGAGACTTATCCCCAGAAACCGAAGCCTGTCTCTTGAAGTTATTCCGTCGGCGTTATGGTGAATATTCCCGTCCAACCGATGCTTTTCCTGTGGCGCGGAGTCAAGACGATATTCGGGAAATTGAGTGGGAAGGTCGTGTCCCACCGATCACCGACACTAAAGCAATTACTGCTTGGAATGCCCTGATGATTTCAGGTTTGGCGACTGCTTACCGTGCTTTTCAAAACCCAATCTATAAGCAACTAGCCGTTAATGCAGCTAAATTCATTCTCGAACATCAATGGATTGAAGGACATCTCCAACGCATTAATTACGAAGGGCAGGAGGCAGTTGCAGCACAATCAGAGGACTATGCGTTCTTGATTAAAGCCCTGCTCGATCTACATCAAGCGCTCCCCGAAAATGCTGATTTCTATTTACAACAGGCGATCGCGATCCAAGCAGAATTTGATCGTGATTTCTGGGATGCCCTCTCTGGTGGTTATTTCAACACTACCAGTGAGTCTAGTCAGCATTTGCTGTTGCGAGAACGTAATTATCAAGACAATGCCACCCCTTCACCCAATGGGGTAGCGATCGCCAATTTAGTCCGTTTTGCAAGTGTCACTGGGAAATTGGAATATCTGGATCGCGCCGAGTTAGCTCTCAAACGCTTTGGACTAGTAATTGCCAATAATCCTATAGCCTGTCCTAGTTTATTAGTTGCCTTTGATTGGTTCCGTAACCATACGCTGGTGCGGACAAATCCTGAGCAATATGCTTATCTCAATCAACAATATCTGCCCTCAGTGATGTTACGCATCGATCAACATTTACCAAGTCCCGATGCGATCGCGATGGTCTGTCAGGGGTTTGCCTGTCTAGAACCTGCCACTACTCCAGAAATATGCGATCGGCAGTTGTTACGCAGTACAACTAGAGTGGGCTTAAATTATAGCAGTTCTAAATAAGGTAA includes the following:
- a CDS encoding thioredoxin domain-containing protein; translation: MPNRLARSQSLYLRKHADNPIDWYPWGDEALEKARNENKPIFLSIGYSSCHWCTVMEHEAFSDTVIADYMNERFVAIKVDREERPDLDSIYMQAVQIMGESGGWPLNLFLVPEDLVPFYGGTYFPIEPRYGRPGFLRVLQSICEIYYDRYQDIQDYKDQIVKNLHQINKMIPVPIISDEVLTNGIAKCAEVVTNRDYGTCFPMIPYANLLLRASRFEAANLESQTTILKDKSQQRGIDLALGGIFDHVAGGWHRYTVDHTWTVPHFEKMLYDNGLIMEYLANLWLSGLQEPAIARACELTATWLQREMLAEEGCFYASQDADSEGREGKFWVWSFAELKKIFSNTELDLLIKEFTISVNGNFEESNVLQRKKLGDLSPETEACLLKLFRRRYGEYSRPTDAFPVARSQDDIREIEWEGRVPPITDTKAITAWNALMISGLATAYRAFQNPIYKQLAVNAAKFILEHQWIEGHLQRINYEGQEAVAAQSEDYAFLIKALLDLHQALPENADFYLQQAIAIQAEFDRDFWDALSGGYFNTTSESSQHLLLRERNYQDNATPSPNGVAIANLVRFASVTGKLEYLDRAELALKRFGLVIANNPIACPSLLVAFDWFRNHTLVRTNPEQYAYLNQQYLPSVMLRIDQHLPSPDAIAMVCQGFACLEPATTPEICDRQLLRSTTRVGLNYSSSK